One Fibrobacter sp. UWB16 DNA window includes the following coding sequences:
- the hisH gene encoding imidazole glycerol phosphate synthase subunit HisH: MAITVVDYNAGNLTSVMNALKFIGADAKVSRDPDEIAKATRLIFPGVGAAASAMETLTKTGIGEAIKTVVKAGNPVLGICIGCQIILEESEEDGGVKTLGLIPGRAVRFKDEPGLKIPHMGWNQVNFTREHPIMKGIRSGCDFYYVHSYYPQVPAEYSFAETTYGSQTFTGLLGKDNLIASQFHQEKSGEVGLAMLKNFCDWNI, encoded by the coding sequence ATGGCTATTACTGTTGTGGATTACAATGCTGGCAACTTGACATCGGTGATGAATGCGCTTAAGTTCATTGGTGCAGACGCCAAGGTGAGTCGTGATCCCGATGAAATTGCAAAAGCTACGCGCTTGATTTTCCCGGGCGTGGGCGCTGCTGCTTCGGCCATGGAAACTTTGACTAAAACAGGAATCGGCGAAGCCATCAAGACTGTTGTAAAAGCAGGTAACCCAGTGCTTGGCATTTGCATCGGCTGCCAGATCATTCTTGAAGAAAGCGAAGAAGACGGTGGCGTCAAGACGCTTGGACTCATTCCTGGCCGCGCGGTGCGCTTTAAGGATGAACCTGGCCTCAAGATCCCGCACATGGGCTGGAATCAGGTGAACTTCACGCGCGAACACCCGATCATGAAGGGCATTCGCAGCGGTTGCGATTTTTACTACGTGCATTCCTACTACCCGCAGGTCCCGGCGGAATATTCCTTTGCCGAAACGACTTATGGTTCGCAGACCTTTACAGGGCTTTTGGGCAAGGATAACTTAATTGCAAGCCAGTTCCATCAGGAGAAA